A window of Bos taurus isolate L1 Dominette 01449 registration number 42190680 breed Hereford chromosome 8, ARS-UCD2.0, whole genome shotgun sequence contains these coding sequences:
- the CCL21 gene encoding C-C motif chemokine 21 precursor, translating into MAMAQSLVLSILVLVLAFCILQVQGSDGGAQDCCLRYSRKKIPANIVRSYRKQDPTLSCAMPAILFSPRKRSQPELCADPKEAWVQKLMQRLDKPSAPRKPVQDCKKEKGAPKSGKKGKGSKGCKRTEISKGP; encoded by the exons ATGGCCATGGCTCAGTCACTGGTCCTGAGCATCCTTGTCCTGGTCCTGGCCTTCTGCATCCTCCAGGTCCAAG GCAGTGATGGAGGGGCACAGGACTGTTGCCTCAGGTACAGCCGAAAGAAGATTCCCGCCAACATTGTCCGCAGCTACCGGAAGCAGGACCCAACCCTGAGTTGCGCTATGCCAGCTATCCT GTTCTCGCCTCGGAAACGCTCTCAGCCAGAGCTATGTGCAGACCCTAAAGAGGCCTGGGTGCAGAAACTGATGCAGCGTCTGGACAAGCCATCAGCCCCACGGAAACCAGTCCAGGACTGTAAGAAGGAAAAGGGGGCCCCCAAGTCTGGCAAGAAGGGAAAGGGTTCCAAAGGCTGTAAGAG GACTGAGATCTCAAAAGGGCCATAG